In Pseudomonas sp. LRP2-20, the genomic window CGGTCAGCGCCTTGACCTTGCGCGGGTTATTGGTCATCAGGCGCAGCGATTTCACGCCCAGGTGCTCCAGCATCGGCAGGCACATGGCGTAGTCGCGCTGGTCGGCGGCAAAGCCCAGGCGCTCGTTGGCCTCGACAGTATCGGCACCACCATCCTGCAGCTCATAGGCGCGGATCTTGTTCAACAGGCCGATGCCACGGCCTTCCTGACGCAGGTACAGCAGCACGCCACGGCCTTCGCGGGCGATCGCCTGCAGCGCGGCTTCCAGCTGCGAACCGCAGTCGCAGCGCTGGCTGAACAGGGCATCGCCGGTCAGGCACTCGGAATGCAGGCGCCCCAGCACCGGCTCACCGTCGGCGATATCACCCAGGCTGAGCACCACGTGCTCACGGCCAGTGGCTTCGTCGAGGAAGCCATGCATGGTGAAGATCGCAAAGGGAGTCGGGAGTTTCGAGGCGGCAACAAAGACGACGGGCACGTTGTGCTCCTGGATAAGTAGGAAATTTCTCGTGAGCCGATTGTATCAGCAGGTCGCCGCGTGTGCGCTCGTTGAATACCGTGGCTTAAGATCGAAAAGTTCGATGCTTAGCAGGGACTGGCATTCTATATTGGGCCTTGTGGGAGCCGCGCTTGCCGGCGATGGGCCGCGAAGCGGCCCCACGATTTCAAGGTTGTTGCATAAACTGCCGGGGCCGCTTCGCGGCCCATCGCCGGCAAGCGCGGCTCCTACAGGGATCGCGCCAGCTTTATTGCGGCTTGCTGTCCGGGGTGAAGGGATAGGGCTGCTTCCAATGCTCGAAGATCGGCTTCAGCTCGCCGCTGCGTACCAACTCGGCCATGCGTTTGTCGAACAGGTCTCGCAGGACCTTGGCCTGTTCGCTCTTGGAGAACGCCAGGTACAACGGCAGTTCGGCCACATGGGTACTGCGAAAACGCTCCGGCTGCGAGGTCTGCCCGAGCACATAGTCGACTTCGGTCTGCGCATCGATGTAGAAATCCACGCGCTCATGTTCGAGCATCGGCAGGATGCCTTCACGGCGCTGGATTTCGCGGAAGTTGTGCACGTTGGGCAGGTAACTGCTGTAGTCATAGCCGCGCACCCAGGCCAGGCGGTACTGGCCGACGGTAGCCAAGGTCGGCACCGGCGTGCTGGCCAGGCCCAGGGCATAGATATGGTCCATATCGAAGTGCCAGCGCGGATACAGGTTGTCGTCGTTTTCCTCCTTGTACGACCCGACCCAGGCATCGGCCTCGCCCCGCTTGACCAGGCCAACCGCGCGGCTGTACGGCGCACTCTGGGTCACCACCTTCACGCCGGCAGGTTCGAACACCTTGCGCAGCACATCCCAGGCCACCCCACTGCCATCGGCATTGGTGTAGTCGCTCCACTCTTCGCTGACCAGGTGAATCTGCTTGGGTAACGCATCAGCTGCCATCACCCAAGGGGCAAGGCTCAGCATCATTGCCAGCAGCACAGTCCTCATGGCCATCGAAACGCTCCCTGCTTCAGCCTACCGCCCATACCAGAATCTGCATGCCCAGCCAGGCGAACACACCGGCCAGGATATCGTCGAGCATGATCCCGACACCGCCGTGCACATGGCGGTCGATCCAGCGGATCGGCCATGGCTTGAGGATGTCGAAGAAGCGGAACATCAGGAACCCGGCGAGGATCCACTGCCACCCTTCAGGCACCAGCCAGAGGGTGATCCACATGCCGACCATCTCGTCCCAGACAATGCCTTCATGGTCGTGCACGCGCAAGTCGTTGGCGACCTTGCCGCACAGCCAGAAGCCGAACAGCATCGTCACGCCCAGCAGCAGCCAGTAGCCCCAGTCGGGCAGCATCTGCCACAGCGGGATGAACGGGATCGCTACCATTGAGCCCCAGGTACCGGGGGCCTTGGGCAGGGTGCCCGAACCGAAGCCGAAGGCGATGAAGTGCCACGGGTTGCGCCAGACCGATGGCGGAACGAACTCCGCTGGCACCTGGTTGGGGTGGTCGGTCACGGTGTCTCCCTAAAGTGTTGATAGCCCCGTTGAACCGGGGTGATGTCCTGGCCCTGCGAGTCGCGCAGGGTCACGCCTTGGCCTTCGAGCACGCGGCCGATGACGTGCACCTCGACGAAACCGAGGTCGGTCAGCGGGGTGAGCGCCGCTGGCGGCAGGGTAAAGGCCAGTACGTAGTCGTCGCCGCCGGTCAGTGCTGCCAGCCGGGCTGCATCGTGGCCAAGGAAGGCCTCCAGAGCAGGAGACACTGGCACCCGCGCCAGGTTCACCTCGAGCGCGACCCCGGATGCCTTGGCGATATGCCCACAGTCGGCGAGCAGGCCATCGGAAATGTCCAACGCCGCCGTGGCCCGGCCGCGCAACAGCTGGCCAAGGTGCAGCTGAGGCATCGGCGACCAGTAGTGATCAAGCAGCGGCTTGGCCAGTTCGGCCGGCGCCTCGCGCTCACCCAGTACCAGCGGCAACGCCCCGGCCGCCTTGCCCAGCGAACCGCCGACGCACAGCAGGTCGCCCGGCCGCGCGCCGCTGCGGCGCAACGCCTGGCCGACCGGCACGCGGCCGAACACGGTGACGGTGATGCTCAGCGGGCCGCGGGTGGTGTCGCCACCGATCAGGCTCATGCGGCAACGGTGGGCCATGCGGCTGAGACCGTCGGCATAGGCTGCCAGCCAGTCTGGGCCGACATCCGGCAAGGTCAGGGCAAGGGTGAAGCCGATCGCCGTTGCGCCCATGGCCGCCAGGTCACTGGCCGCCACGGCCAACGAGCGCTGGCCAAGCAGCAACGGATCGCAGACGGTGGGGAAATGCCCCCCGGCGACCAGGGTGTCGGTCGACACCGCCAGTT contains:
- a CDS encoding phosphatidylglycerophosphatase A, with the translated sequence MTDHPNQVPAEFVPPSVWRNPWHFIAFGFGSGTLPKAPGTWGSMVAIPFIPLWQMLPDWGYWLLLGVTMLFGFWLCGKVANDLRVHDHEGIVWDEMVGMWITLWLVPEGWQWILAGFLMFRFFDILKPWPIRWIDRHVHGGVGIMLDDILAGVFAWLGMQILVWAVG
- the ribA gene encoding GTP cyclohydrolase II, with amino-acid sequence MPVVFVAASKLPTPFAIFTMHGFLDEATGREHVVLSLGDIADGEPVLGRLHSECLTGDALFSQRCDCGSQLEAALQAIAREGRGVLLYLRQEGRGIGLLNKIRAYELQDGGADTVEANERLGFAADQRDYAMCLPMLEHLGVKSLRLMTNNPRKVKALTDMNIKVAERVPLHTGHNPHNRYYLATKAGKLGHMLGNEHQGEVPQA
- a CDS encoding substrate-binding periplasmic protein; translation: MAMRTVLLAMMLSLAPWVMAADALPKQIHLVSEEWSDYTNADGSGVAWDVLRKVFEPAGVKVVTQSAPYSRAVGLVKRGEADAWVGSYKEENDDNLYPRWHFDMDHIYALGLASTPVPTLATVGQYRLAWVRGYDYSSYLPNVHNFREIQRREGILPMLEHERVDFYIDAQTEVDYVLGQTSQPERFRSTHVAELPLYLAFSKSEQAKVLRDLFDKRMAELVRSGELKPIFEHWKQPYPFTPDSKPQ
- the thiL gene encoding thiamine-phosphate kinase, which encodes MGEFELINHYFAAAPCAQGGEGVALGIGDDCALLDLPPGEQLAVSTDTLVAGGHFPTVCDPLLLGQRSLAVAASDLAAMGATAIGFTLALTLPDVGPDWLAAYADGLSRMAHRCRMSLIGGDTTRGPLSITVTVFGRVPVGQALRRSGARPGDLLCVGGSLGKAAGALPLVLGEREAPAELAKPLLDHYWSPMPQLHLGQLLRGRATAALDISDGLLADCGHIAKASGVALEVNLARVPVSPALEAFLGHDAARLAALTGGDDYVLAFTLPPAALTPLTDLGFVEVHVIGRVLEGQGVTLRDSQGQDITPVQRGYQHFRETP